In Brachybacterium fresconis, the genomic stretch CCTCGAGACCTCATCCTCGAGGCCCCGACCCCGGACGAAGGAGCGCCATGAGCGTCCCCCATCTGCTCGACCACATCGTCATCGCCGGCCCCGACCTGGGCGAGATCGTGGACTGGTTCCACGAGCTGACCGGCGTCACCGCCGCACCCGGCGGCGCCCACCCCAGTGGGACCGCCAACGCGCTGGTCGCTCTCACCGTCGGCGGCCAGCCGCGTCCGCACTACCTCGAGCTGATCGGCCCCGATCCCGACCGGGACGAGGAGGAGCTGCCGAAGACCTTCAGCATCAACCGGCTCAAGAAGCCCACACTGATCACCTACGCCGTGCACCCCACGGGGATCGACCAGGTCGTCGAGCACGCCCGCGCCGAGGGCTTCGACCCCGGCGACGTGCAGGACCTCTCCCGCCGCACCCCGGACGGCGAGCTGCTGCAGTGGCGGCTGACCCAGGCGCAGGCCCCGCGCAACTACGGCGTCCCCTTCCTCATCGACTGGGGCGAGACGACCCAGCCCGGTCTCGGCGAGCTGCCGTCGATCGAGCTGGTCTCCTTCGAGCGCATCGAGGTCAACC encodes the following:
- a CDS encoding VOC family protein, with translation MSVPHLLDHIVIAGPDLGEIVDWFHELTGVTAAPGGAHPSGTANALVALTVGGQPRPHYLELIGPDPDRDEEELPKTFSINRLKKPTLITYAVHPTGIDQVVEHARAEGFDPGDVQDLSRRTPDGELLQWRLTQAQAPRNYGVPFLIDWGETTQPGLGELPSIELVSFERIEVNPGPQQKATAALGLGDGVAAIREAQGSRFVLRLRTEDGREIEI